The following are from one region of the Hydrogenophaga sp. BPS33 genome:
- a CDS encoding TauD/TfdA dioxygenase family protein, with protein sequence MPKIQTSSLHSDFAVQVHTSIMDIVDDEAAIAELKAIWRQSPVMIFRRQSLDEPELVRFTQRFGHCETSGRKDIQSPYHEQIIYFSTLKYSDGRFVGGFAGGEDVDWHSDQTFQVRPATGAILYGTEVPRDGGDIYWANQYAAWDQLPADVQQLIDGRTGIYRYAKRYAMLNTLELQDKAKANALLNLPDAKHPVVLTHPGTGRKALYADPTTLIAIEGLSDEQNARVLPLLFEAGGDPAHVYRHKVQNGDMMMWDNGCTMHRRDVMQIDQPRLMKRTTFRLSEAEYCVPHA encoded by the coding sequence ATGCCCAAGATCCAGACCTCTTCCCTGCACTCCGATTTCGCGGTGCAGGTGCACACCTCCATCATGGACATCGTCGACGATGAAGCGGCGATCGCCGAACTCAAGGCCATCTGGCGCCAGTCGCCGGTGATGATCTTTCGCCGCCAGTCGCTCGACGAACCCGAGCTGGTGCGCTTCACCCAGCGTTTCGGCCACTGCGAGACCTCGGGCCGCAAGGACATCCAGTCGCCTTACCACGAGCAGATCATCTACTTCAGCACCCTCAAGTACTCCGACGGCCGCTTCGTGGGCGGCTTCGCGGGCGGCGAGGACGTCGACTGGCATTCCGACCAGACCTTCCAGGTGCGCCCGGCCACCGGCGCCATCCTCTACGGCACCGAAGTGCCGCGCGACGGTGGCGACATCTACTGGGCCAACCAGTACGCGGCCTGGGACCAGCTGCCCGCCGATGTGCAGCAGCTCATCGACGGCCGCACCGGTATCTACCGCTATGCCAAGCGCTACGCCATGCTCAACACGCTGGAGCTGCAGGACAAGGCCAAGGCCAACGCCCTGCTGAACCTGCCCGATGCGAAACACCCGGTCGTGCTGACGCACCCTGGCACCGGTCGCAAGGCGCTCTATGCAGACCCGACCACCCTCATCGCCATCGAAGGCCTGAGCGACGAGCAGAACGCGCGCGTGCTGCCGCTGCTGTTCGAGGCTGGCGGCGACCCGGCCCATGTGTACCGCCACAAGGTGCAGAACGGCGACATGATGATGTGGGACAACGGCTGCACCATGCACCGCCGCGACGTGATGCAGATCGACCAGCCGCGCCTGATGAAGCGCACCACCTTCCGCCTCTCCGAAGCCGAGTACTGCGTGCCGCACGCCTGA
- the dctP gene encoding TRAP transporter substrate-binding protein DctP, producing the protein MNTAHGLTRRDAVGYLAGAAAGIAGLGASGAAMAATQWRAYTYNAVATVTAVKGLNALFEAIQKETQSELSVRLNLGGTLPIAATNITQAVADNVVQLGDDAFFIGSVPVGGIVRLPMFLPRRADFEKAWDAAAPYLRADYAKKNVVVLGRYIFPENVMWSRKKLTSLADIAGQKIRVISPEQSEFIKLLGGIPVTLGTSEVAAGIDRGVIDGALTASSGYGHVWRDLLKYSYRLNVSFVDSLILVNKDAWGKLTPDQRTKVQALVDEHTKRMTAAMAAEDGEITRKLAEGGMVITEPSAADLAEAERRITPYWKEWGEKRPAAQEALQKVRLAGGR; encoded by the coding sequence ATGAACACAGCACATGGTTTGACGCGGCGCGACGCCGTGGGTTATCTGGCCGGCGCCGCCGCAGGCATCGCCGGCCTGGGCGCCAGCGGCGCCGCCATGGCCGCCACGCAGTGGCGCGCCTACACCTACAACGCGGTCGCCACCGTCACGGCGGTCAAGGGCCTCAATGCCCTGTTCGAGGCGATCCAGAAAGAAACGCAGAGTGAACTGAGCGTGCGCCTGAACCTGGGCGGCACGCTGCCGATCGCGGCCACCAACATCACGCAGGCCGTGGCCGACAACGTGGTGCAGCTCGGCGACGACGCCTTCTTCATCGGCAGCGTGCCGGTGGGCGGCATCGTGCGCCTGCCGATGTTCCTGCCGCGCCGCGCCGATTTCGAGAAGGCCTGGGACGCCGCCGCGCCCTACCTGCGCGCCGACTACGCGAAGAAGAACGTGGTGGTGCTGGGCCGCTACATCTTCCCCGAGAACGTGATGTGGTCGCGCAAGAAGCTGACCTCGCTGGCCGACATCGCGGGCCAGAAGATCCGCGTGATTTCGCCCGAGCAGTCGGAGTTCATCAAGCTGCTCGGCGGCATCCCGGTCACGCTAGGCACCTCCGAGGTGGCCGCCGGCATCGACCGTGGCGTGATCGACGGTGCCCTCACCGCCAGCTCGGGCTACGGCCATGTGTGGCGCGATCTGCTCAAGTACAGCTACCGCCTCAACGTGAGCTTCGTCGACTCGCTGATCCTGGTGAACAAGGACGCCTGGGGCAAGCTCACACCCGACCAACGCACCAAGGTGCAGGCGCTGGTGGACGAGCACACGAAACGCATGACGGCAGCCATGGCCGCCGAGGATGGCGAGATCACCCGGAAGCTGGCCGAGGGTGGCATGGTCATCACCGAGCCCAGCGCGGCCGATCTTGCCGAAGCCGAGCGCCGCATCACGCCCTACTGGAAGGAGTGGGGCGAGAAGCGGCCGGCGGCGCAGGAGGCGCTGCAAAAGGTGCGCCTGGCAGGGGGACGTTGA
- a CDS encoding RraA family protein produces MTRPSVFLRVNRVAASVCAQAQDVTVADLHESTAHLGFNGLMSPRMRRVTPGARIAGPAITALTQPGDNLMMHRALRLAQPGDVLVVTCLGETSAAQWGDVATTYAKEVGLAGVVVQGCVRDVDNVIGMGMAVWSTHIWPVHADKGKGGGVNVPISCGDVTVRPGDLVVADGDGVLVLPRDEAAAVVTAAQAKMRKESEAAEAIRQGATVWDLSGAAAAYARLGVVEVDAAFDDAA; encoded by the coding sequence GTGACCCGACCTTCCGTTTTTCTGCGCGTCAACCGCGTGGCCGCCAGCGTGTGCGCGCAAGCGCAGGACGTGACCGTGGCCGACCTCCACGAAAGCACCGCTCACCTGGGCTTCAACGGACTCATGTCGCCGCGCATGCGGCGCGTGACACCGGGTGCGCGCATCGCCGGCCCGGCCATCACCGCGCTCACGCAACCAGGCGACAACCTCATGATGCACCGCGCGCTGCGCCTGGCGCAGCCCGGTGACGTGCTGGTGGTGACCTGCCTGGGCGAGACCTCGGCCGCGCAGTGGGGCGACGTGGCCACCACCTATGCGAAGGAAGTCGGCTTGGCCGGCGTGGTGGTGCAGGGCTGCGTGCGCGATGTGGACAACGTGATCGGCATGGGCATGGCCGTGTGGTCCACGCACATCTGGCCGGTGCATGCGGACAAGGGCAAGGGCGGCGGCGTGAACGTGCCGATCAGCTGCGGCGACGTGACCGTGCGCCCCGGTGACCTGGTGGTGGCCGATGGCGACGGTGTGCTGGTGCTGCCGCGCGACGAGGCCGCTGCCGTGGTCACGGCCGCGCAGGCCAAGATGCGCAAGGAAAGCGAGGCCGCCGAAGCGATCCGCCAGGGCGCGACGGTGTGGGACCTGAGCGGGGCCGCTGCGGCCTATGCGCGGCTGGGTGTGGTGGAGGTCGATGCGGCGTTCGACGACGCGGCGTGA
- a CDS encoding Bug family tripartite tricarboxylate transporter substrate binding protein: protein MQSLLRRTLLKGCTAVAALAALSSPALAQGEWPSKPVRIIVAYPAGQSTDIATRYFAEKLTHALGQNVFVENRPGASGNIGTAAAARATPDGYTLVMGANGTHAMNPALFVNPGFDAEKDFDPIVLTALIPFAISAAPNLPVNSLSDLIALARSKPDKLDVAIPSVTGQLVLEMLKQQNVPLFPVKFKGSADAMTAALGGHVPVLIDTVAATRTQLGKIKPLAVTTLTPLASMPGVKTVSEQGLPNFTLTAWNVLMVPKGVPAPIQARLGAEMKKILELPETHKALADLGFERAQPKTTAELATWLQAERRNFAQLIQAAQMKPE, encoded by the coding sequence ATGCAATCCCTGTTGCGCCGCACCCTGCTCAAAGGCTGCACCGCCGTGGCCGCGCTGGCCGCGCTGAGCTCGCCCGCACTCGCGCAAGGCGAGTGGCCGAGCAAGCCGGTGCGCATCATCGTGGCCTACCCGGCCGGCCAGAGCACCGACATCGCCACCCGCTACTTCGCTGAGAAGCTCACGCACGCGCTGGGCCAGAACGTGTTCGTGGAGAACCGGCCCGGTGCCTCCGGCAACATCGGCACGGCGGCCGCGGCGCGGGCCACGCCCGATGGCTACACGCTGGTCATGGGCGCCAACGGCACCCACGCCATGAACCCGGCCTTGTTCGTGAACCCCGGCTTCGACGCCGAGAAGGACTTCGACCCCATCGTGCTCACGGCGCTGATTCCCTTCGCCATCTCCGCCGCGCCCAACCTGCCGGTGAACTCGCTGTCCGACCTGATCGCGCTGGCGCGCAGCAAACCCGACAAGTTGGACGTGGCCATCCCCAGCGTCACCGGCCAGCTGGTGCTGGAAATGCTCAAGCAGCAGAACGTGCCGCTGTTCCCCGTGAAGTTCAAGGGCTCGGCCGATGCCATGACCGCCGCGCTCGGCGGGCACGTGCCGGTGCTGATCGACACCGTCGCCGCCACCCGCACCCAGCTCGGCAAGATCAAGCCGCTGGCCGTGACCACCCTGACGCCACTGGCCTCCATGCCCGGCGTCAAGACCGTGAGCGAACAGGGCTTGCCCAACTTCACCCTCACGGCCTGGAACGTCCTGATGGTGCCCAAGGGCGTGCCTGCTCCCATCCAGGCGCGCCTAGGCGCCGAAATGAAAAAGATCCTGGAGCTGCCCGAAACCCATAAGGCGCTGGCAGACCTGGGCTTCGAACGGGCACAACCCAAGACCACCGCCGAACTCGCCACCTGGCTGCAAGCCGAGCGGCGCAACTTTGCGCAACTCATCCAGGCCGCCCAGATGAAACCCGAATGA
- a CDS encoding IclR family transcriptional regulator, translating into MNLEEHIFRARPSAVNADRSGTQSLTKAIRLLRAIAARPQFGWRLSDLSVACGMDKGTVHRMLSCMVEERLVRQRASDRHYLPGPFMFELGLALPDAMQFQRAAEASVNAFAKRMGGLALLLYRSGNEYVCSQRAGSLQLAGMMVYPGTRRPLFSAAGGVAILQTLPEEEVRRVQAENLAVEIGRNGTVRLAALQKMYDRSAEHGWGVNLGDVVPGVHAFGIKIINEAGEAFASLSLVGTADLYPAERLEQVHQELQLAADALSADARKFNM; encoded by the coding sequence ATGAACCTTGAAGAACACATCTTTCGCGCGCGGCCCAGTGCCGTCAACGCGGACCGCTCCGGAACACAGAGCCTCACGAAGGCCATCCGCCTCCTGCGCGCCATCGCGGCGCGGCCCCAGTTCGGCTGGCGCCTGTCGGACCTTTCCGTCGCCTGCGGCATGGACAAGGGCACGGTGCACCGCATGCTCTCGTGCATGGTGGAGGAGCGCCTGGTGCGCCAGCGCGCCAGCGACCGCCACTACCTGCCCGGCCCCTTCATGTTCGAGCTCGGCCTGGCCTTGCCTGACGCGATGCAGTTCCAGCGCGCGGCAGAGGCGAGCGTGAACGCCTTCGCCAAGCGCATGGGCGGCCTGGCGCTGCTGCTGTACCGCAGCGGCAACGAGTACGTGTGCAGCCAGCGGGCCGGTTCGCTGCAGCTCGCCGGCATGATGGTCTACCCCGGCACGCGCCGGCCCTTGTTCTCGGCCGCCGGTGGGGTGGCCATCCTGCAGACGCTGCCCGAAGAAGAGGTGCGGCGCGTGCAGGCGGAAAACCTGGCCGTCGAGATCGGCCGCAACGGTACGGTGCGCCTGGCCGCATTGCAGAAGATGTACGACCGCTCGGCCGAGCATGGCTGGGGCGTGAACCTGGGCGACGTGGTGCCGGGCGTGCACGCCTTCGGCATCAAGATCATCAACGAAGCCGGCGAAGCCTTTGCCTCGCTGTCGCTGGTGGGCACGGCAGACCTGTATCCGGCCGAGCGCCTGGAACAGGTGCACCAGGAATTGCAGCTCGCAGCCGACGCCCTGTCGGCCGACGCGCGTAAGTTCAACATGTGA
- a CDS encoding Bug family tripartite tricarboxylate transporter substrate binding protein, with the protein MKPILLKRAATAVLGLGLALAAAAQSFPTQPVKIIVPQTPGGASDTLARVIGQKLSEKWGQPVVVENRAGAGGNIGMEGVARAAPDGTTLLMSYSGTHAINGALYKKLPFDPVKDFEPVATLATLPFVIVARAGAKHASVADVIASARSGALTYGSAGNGSVNHLLGVMFGQAAGIPLTHVPYRGAAPAMQDLMAGQIDLVFTSLPSVSGAIKQGSLRPIALTSRQRAAAFGSIPTIAEAGFKDFDVNPWFGLFAPAGTPSAVIRKINADVNELLKSPEVVEKFTGQGAVPFASDPQQFDALLREDIAKWSAVVKSSGASLD; encoded by the coding sequence ATGAAGCCGATCTTGTTGAAACGCGCCGCCACCGCCGTGTTGGGCCTGGGCCTGGCCCTGGCTGCCGCCGCGCAGAGCTTTCCCACCCAGCCCGTGAAGATCATCGTCCCGCAGACACCCGGCGGCGCCTCGGACACGCTGGCGCGCGTGATCGGGCAGAAGCTGTCCGAGAAGTGGGGCCAGCCGGTGGTGGTGGAAAACCGCGCGGGCGCGGGTGGCAACATCGGCATGGAAGGCGTGGCGCGTGCCGCGCCCGACGGGACCACGCTGCTGATGAGCTACTCGGGCACGCACGCCATCAACGGCGCGCTCTACAAGAAGCTGCCCTTCGATCCGGTGAAGGACTTCGAGCCCGTGGCCACGCTGGCGACCCTGCCCTTCGTGATCGTCGCGCGCGCCGGCGCGAAGCACGCCAGCGTGGCCGATGTGATCGCCTCGGCGCGCAGCGGCGCGCTCACCTACGGTTCGGCGGGCAACGGCTCGGTCAACCACCTGCTGGGCGTGATGTTCGGCCAGGCGGCGGGCATCCCGCTCACGCACGTGCCTTACCGTGGCGCGGCGCCGGCCATGCAGGACCTGATGGCCGGCCAGATCGACCTCGTGTTCACCAGCCTGCCCTCGGTGTCGGGCGCCATCAAGCAGGGCAGCCTGCGGCCGATCGCGCTCACCAGCCGCCAGCGCGCCGCCGCCTTCGGCAGCATCCCGACCATCGCCGAGGCGGGCTTCAAGGACTTCGATGTGAATCCCTGGTTCGGCCTGTTCGCGCCTGCGGGCACGCCCTCGGCGGTCATCCGCAAGATCAACGCGGACGTGAACGAGCTGCTGAAGTCACCCGAGGTGGTGGAGAAGTTCACCGGCCAGGGCGCCGTGCCCTTTGCCAGCGACCCGCAGCAGTTCGATGCACTTCTGCGCGAGGACATCGCCAAGTGGTCTGCGGTGGTGAAGTCTTCGGGGGCGAGTCTGGATTGA
- a CDS encoding alpha-hydroxy acid oxidase — protein MPSIPSAINLEDLRQQARRKLPRIAFDFIDGGADDEACLQRNRAAFQRYTLVPRYLRDVSRRNQSVELFGHRYASPIGISPTGLAGLFRPDADLMLAAAAREANVPFLLSSAANAALEDASAIAPDNVWFQMYCTTNESINADLVQRAIRAKVRVLVVSVDVPVNSNRERNKRNGFSRPLKMTPGVVLEAMGHPGWVLRYLRAGGIPMMRNWLPYAPEGAQAAQVADMYGTLTPAPMVSWQHIRKIREAWRGPLVIKGLLHPEDARQAVQLGAQGLIVSNHGGRQLDAAPSPLDMLPAVRDAVGRHAELMLDSGVRRGSDLVIARCLGARSAIFGRPSLFGVAAGGQAGAARALAIVRAEVDMVLAQIGCDDFEALNESYLWREGAPLPRASTPSPSPVARPDIPTTTPEETA, from the coding sequence ATGCCTTCCATCCCATCCGCCATCAACCTGGAAGACCTGCGACAGCAGGCCCGCCGCAAACTGCCGCGCATCGCCTTCGATTTCATCGATGGCGGTGCCGATGACGAAGCCTGCTTGCAACGCAACCGCGCGGCCTTCCAGCGCTACACGCTGGTGCCGCGCTACCTGCGCGACGTGTCGCGGCGCAACCAGTCGGTGGAGCTGTTCGGCCACCGCTATGCGAGCCCGATCGGCATCTCGCCCACCGGCCTGGCCGGCCTGTTCCGGCCCGACGCCGATCTGATGCTAGCCGCCGCCGCGCGGGAGGCCAACGTGCCGTTCCTGCTCTCCAGCGCGGCCAACGCGGCGCTGGAAGACGCGAGCGCCATCGCCCCCGACAACGTGTGGTTCCAGATGTACTGCACCACGAACGAGTCGATCAACGCCGATCTCGTGCAGCGCGCCATCCGGGCCAAGGTTCGGGTGCTGGTGGTGTCGGTGGACGTGCCGGTCAATTCCAACCGCGAGCGCAACAAGCGCAACGGGTTTTCTCGTCCTTTGAAGATGACGCCCGGCGTCGTGCTCGAAGCCATGGGACACCCGGGCTGGGTGTTGCGCTATCTGCGCGCGGGCGGCATTCCCATGATGCGCAACTGGCTGCCCTACGCACCCGAAGGCGCACAGGCGGCGCAGGTGGCCGACATGTACGGCACGCTCACGCCCGCGCCCATGGTGTCGTGGCAGCACATTCGCAAGATCCGCGAGGCCTGGCGCGGCCCGCTGGTCATCAAGGGCCTGCTGCACCCCGAGGACGCGCGCCAGGCCGTGCAGCTGGGCGCGCAGGGCCTGATCGTCTCCAACCACGGCGGGCGCCAGCTCGATGCCGCGCCGTCCCCGCTGGACATGCTGCCCGCGGTGCGCGACGCGGTGGGTCGCCACGCGGAACTCATGCTCGACAGCGGCGTGCGGCGCGGCTCCGATCTGGTGATCGCGCGTTGCCTGGGCGCACGCTCGGCGATCTTCGGCCGGCCCTCCCTGTTCGGCGTGGCCGCTGGTGGCCAGGCTGGCGCGGCGCGCGCGCTGGCCATCGTGCGCGCCGAGGTCGACATGGTGCTCGCACAGATCGGCTGCGACGACTTCGAAGCCCTGAATGAGAGCTACCTCTGGCGCGAGGGCGCACCGCTGCCACGCGCCAGCACCCCTTCCCCCTCGCCGGTCGCCCGACCGGACATCCCCACAACCACCCCTGAGGAGACAGCATGA
- a CDS encoding TRAP transporter large permease, which translates to MHEYLIIGVFVLFVGLLATGMSVPFAILLPGIAYLWLQGGVGALHGLGLASWGSMDSYTLTAIPLFVLMADILQGSGLGLRVYGGLSKLVRRVPGGLLQTNIVGCAVFAAVSGSSVATAASIGKVALPELRARRYDARLATGSLAAGGTLGILIPPSIAMIVYATFTETSVAKLFMAGVVPGIVLTLMFMVYLAFAAIRRPEIAPRETAALTRDTVLRALVDIVPFMLLILGIMGAIYTGVATPTEAAAAGCIFAIVIAKLFGELSWREFVDCLKRSTLVTSNILFITYAAFIFSYAMAVAGVGEDITAFIVGLNLSKLEFLLALFILFTALGALVESLGMIVITVPLLYPLLAPYGIDPVWFGIVVVVFIEMGQITPPIGINLFVIQSIARGNLSDVVMGTVPFHLIMFLLVGLLIVLPELALWLPSRVSGG; encoded by the coding sequence GTGCATGAGTACCTGATCATCGGCGTCTTCGTGCTGTTCGTCGGCCTGCTGGCCACCGGCATGTCGGTGCCCTTCGCCATCCTGTTGCCGGGCATCGCCTACCTCTGGCTGCAGGGCGGCGTGGGTGCGCTGCACGGCCTGGGCCTGGCCAGCTGGGGCAGTATGGACAGCTACACGCTGACCGCCATCCCGTTGTTCGTGCTGATGGCCGACATCCTGCAGGGCAGTGGGTTGGGTCTGCGGGTCTATGGCGGTCTGTCCAAGCTGGTGCGGCGCGTGCCGGGTGGCCTGCTGCAGACCAACATCGTGGGCTGCGCCGTGTTCGCGGCGGTCAGCGGCTCCAGCGTGGCCACCGCCGCCTCGATCGGCAAGGTCGCCCTGCCCGAGCTGCGGGCGCGCCGCTACGACGCGCGGCTGGCCACCGGCTCGCTGGCGGCGGGCGGCACGCTGGGCATTCTGATCCCGCCCTCCATCGCCATGATCGTCTACGCCACCTTCACCGAAACCTCGGTGGCCAAGCTCTTCATGGCGGGCGTGGTGCCGGGCATCGTGCTCACGCTGATGTTCATGGTCTACCTGGCCTTCGCTGCCATCCGCCGGCCGGAGATCGCGCCACGCGAGACCGCGGCGCTCACGCGCGACACGGTGCTGCGCGCGCTGGTCGACATCGTGCCCTTCATGCTGCTCATCCTGGGCATCATGGGCGCGATCTACACCGGCGTGGCCACGCCCACCGAAGCCGCGGCGGCGGGTTGCATCTTCGCGATCGTGATCGCCAAGCTGTTCGGCGAGCTGTCGTGGCGCGAATTCGTGGACTGTCTCAAACGCTCCACGCTGGTCACGAGCAACATCCTGTTCATCACCTACGCGGCCTTCATCTTTTCGTACGCCATGGCCGTGGCGGGTGTGGGCGAAGACATCACGGCCTTCATCGTCGGGCTCAACCTCAGCAAGCTCGAGTTCCTGCTCGCGCTCTTCATCCTGTTCACCGCGCTCGGGGCGCTGGTGGAGAGCCTCGGCATGATCGTCATCACCGTGCCGCTGCTCTACCCGCTGCTGGCGCCCTACGGCATCGATCCGGTGTGGTTCGGCATCGTGGTGGTGGTCTTCATCGAGATGGGGCAGATCACGCCACCGATCGGCATCAACCTGTTCGTGATCCAGAGCATTGCGCGCGGCAACCTGTCGGACGTGGTGATGGGCACCGTGCCCTTCCACCTGATCATGTTCCTGCTCGTGGGCCTGCTGATCGTGCTGCCCGAGCTGGCCCTCTGGCTGCCGAGCCGGGTGTCGGGAGGCTGA
- a CDS encoding TRAP transporter small permease subunit — MADLAERLPLDTELHQEDGDAFSPPEDAFSRLGRRVSEWAMVGLVIMMGAEMLVRTLFGWSIQFSNEIGGYALVAITFLSLASGQLEHAYHRVHFVERRFGPAGQARLRLGFDLATLVVTAVLLAEFVRFEWITWQSGDVAATSLMTPLWVPRFFMPVGMLMLAWALLATVRGDWRRLQAAKQGVGRA; from the coding sequence ATGGCCGATCTTGCCGAAAGGCTGCCCCTGGACACCGAGCTGCACCAGGAAGATGGCGATGCGTTCAGCCCGCCCGAAGACGCCTTCTCGCGCCTGGGCCGCCGCGTGAGCGAATGGGCCATGGTGGGCCTGGTGATCATGATGGGCGCCGAGATGCTGGTGCGCACCCTGTTCGGCTGGTCGATCCAGTTCAGCAACGAGATCGGGGGCTACGCGCTCGTGGCCATCACCTTTCTGTCGCTCGCCTCGGGCCAGCTCGAACACGCCTACCACCGCGTGCACTTCGTCGAACGCCGGTTCGGCCCCGCCGGGCAGGCGCGCCTGCGCCTGGGCTTCGACCTCGCCACCCTCGTGGTGACGGCGGTGCTGTTGGCCGAGTTCGTGCGCTTCGAGTGGATCACCTGGCAGTCGGGGGACGTGGCCGCCACCTCGCTCATGACCCCGCTGTGGGTGCCGCGCTTTTTCATGCCCGTGGGCATGCTGATGCTGGCCTGGGCACTGCTGGCCACCGTGCGCGGCGACTGGCGCCGGCTGCAAGCCGCGAAACAGGGAGTGGGCCGTGCATGA
- a CDS encoding HipA N-terminal domain-containing protein, translating into MAWLFDVNDIWVLQYHPVWVQGQSSYALSPGLPLRESAHVDGSSNRPVQWYFDNLLPEEELRKSLAKEAQLVHKDVFGLQRHYGAESAGSLVLSPLGQGPAPEGVRGLTVEALSKSSSANTQQQPQRAHFDGLLIFLTLR; encoded by the coding sequence GTGGCCTGGCTCTTCGATGTGAACGACATCTGGGTGCTCCAGTACCACCCGGTGTGGGTGCAAGGCCAGAGCAGCTACGCGCTCTCGCCGGGCTTGCCATTGCGCGAGTCCGCCCATGTCGACGGCTCCTCCAACCGCCCGGTGCAGTGGTACTTCGACAACCTGCTGCCCGAAGAGGAGCTGCGCAAGTCATTGGCCAAAGAGGCCCAACTCGTGCACAAGGACGTCTTCGGCTTGCAGCGCCACTACGGCGCGGAGTCCGCGGGCTCGCTGGTGCTCAGCCCGCTGGGGCAAGGGCCGGCCCCGGAAGGGGTTCGCGGGCTCACGGTTGAGGCACTGAGCAAGTCATCGTCTGCAAACACCCAGCAGCAACCGCAGCGCGCTCATTTTGATGGGCTCCTGATTTTCCTTACTTTGAGGTAA
- a CDS encoding SMP-30/gluconolactonase/LRE family protein, whose protein sequence is MFAPPERLKAEIFARIPERFLVRDRRSDWVDTQLHGAPTPVFLEGPSFDLQGNLWVVDIPWGRIFRIDPKGDVDLVTQYDGEPNGLKFHPDGRAFITDFRRGLLVLDPKTGRVEPVLERARLEGFRGLNDLFFAANGDLYFTDQGMSGLHDPSGRLYRLRASGELDLVLAGIPSPNGLVLNLDESAVYLAVTRDNAIWRVPLAADGTATKVGVYIQMSGGGGPDGIALDAEGGLAVSHVGFGAVWVFSPRGEPFYRIDAPNGGLTTTNCAYGGPDGRTLHLLESRSGTVFTARVPVAGKPLYAHTGRPA, encoded by the coding sequence ATGTTTGCACCACCCGAAAGGCTGAAGGCCGAGATCTTTGCGCGCATCCCCGAGCGTTTCCTGGTGCGCGATCGCCGGAGCGACTGGGTCGACACCCAGCTGCACGGCGCGCCCACACCCGTGTTCCTCGAAGGGCCGTCGTTCGACCTCCAGGGCAATCTGTGGGTGGTCGACATTCCCTGGGGGCGCATCTTCCGCATCGACCCGAAGGGCGACGTCGACCTCGTCACGCAGTACGACGGCGAGCCCAACGGCCTGAAGTTCCACCCCGATGGACGCGCCTTCATCACCGACTTCCGGCGCGGCCTCCTGGTCCTGGACCCGAAGACCGGCCGGGTCGAACCGGTGCTGGAGCGCGCGCGGCTCGAAGGCTTTCGAGGGCTCAACGACCTGTTCTTCGCCGCCAACGGCGACCTGTACTTCACCGACCAGGGCATGAGCGGCCTGCACGACCCGAGCGGCCGTCTGTACCGCCTGCGCGCCAGCGGCGAACTCGACCTCGTGCTCGCCGGCATCCCCAGCCCCAACGGGCTGGTGCTGAACCTCGACGAGAGCGCGGTCTACCTGGCCGTGACGCGCGACAACGCCATCTGGCGCGTGCCCCTCGCCGCCGATGGCACGGCCACCAAGGTGGGGGTGTACATCCAGATGTCGGGCGGTGGCGGCCCCGACGGCATCGCGCTCGATGCCGAAGGCGGGCTGGCGGTGAGCCACGTCGGCTTCGGCGCGGTCTGGGTCTTCAGCCCCAGGGGCGAGCCGTTCTACCGCATCGACGCGCCCAACGGCGGCCTCACCACCACCAACTGTGCCTACGGCGGGCCCGATGGCCGCACGCTGCACCTGCTGGAGTCGCGCTCGGGCACGGTGTTCACCGCGCGCGTGCCGGTGGCCGGCAAGCCGCTGTACGCGCACACGGGCCGCCCCGCCTGA